One Acropora palmata chromosome 2, jaAcrPala1.3, whole genome shotgun sequence genomic window, AAGAATGAGTCAGAGTCATTAAACATCTTCAGCAATTCCTGCATTGTGGATAAAAGTAACAAATAAAGTAAATTCAACCCAACCCAAAAGGCAACGGGATTAGACATTAAAAAACCCACAGGTACCAGTACTAACCTCACACAttctaaattatttcatgtttcaattttcagatttcaaaCCTGGGTCTGCTTTTTAAACTaactattaataattaacaattattcctcaagcttGAATGgactctgagtcaatagcccattaggccaaaggccgaatgggctattgactcataggccatgagggcgagaggaagtattgtttttcaataattaaaaaataattattgttttagtaaaatccaactagttggtcaaaaaaaatatcgaaacaaaacatcttttgccAGTTGAAGCTTAACTTTTTGCTGccaaaatattacaaatatggcaggcACTTTTCACTACTATGGGGCTGTAACATAAATTATAGCCTTGtggtagctcaaccaatcagaatgcagcattgatgatagattACTAGTTGGATTAtacttataattattattgcaaatcCAGGATCTCCAATTACCATGGAAGTGGAACAATAAGTTCCAGTATACTAACTTCAACAAATCGTCTCtccaatttttccttgtcctTCAAGTCCTTGTCTTTGATATTCTGTAAAATGATTAAGTTGACAAGTGTCAGACCAGTGAGGCAATTTGCATACAAACCAACTTTCTGGCAGTAAATAATTTCTATTGAGATGTTTATGGGCTGTAATGAGATGCAGCCCTTGTTCCTTACTAAGTGTCCCCTCTTGACTATATTGGCCAAGAAGACAAAACCAGATACAAGTTAGAACTTTATCACTGacagtaataaaaattattataatttatgtgGTCAACTGAAATTAAGGTGAggttaaaattgaaacaatgcTGGTTGTTGCTCACCCCTTGGACTGACTTACAGCAGGGtctgaaaataactttaagGTGAAGGTGCCAGGTGATGactaaaatgttttgtcaGTCACCAGATGTAAAAATCTGGTCACCAAAAGGTGTCCATAAAAAGGCAAGCTTCAGATCACAAACTGAAAcaagaatttattaaattcaTTTCTTGGCAGGAAAATTCAGGTCGCCAAGGCTCAATTTTCAGTTGCATTGGTGACCagctggtttcaattttagacCCTGAGTTCGGCAGGACGTTCCTCATTGATTGCTTTGTGTTTGCCataaaagaaattggaaaCTTTCTGTCCCTCACCCCCCAATTCTGGTTGAGTATCAGGTTGGTAAGAATTCCACTAATTACatcagtgtgacggtgccCTTGGTGGTGGCAGCTCACaaggttgccatggatactCAGCAACCTTACAGCAACAGCTTCCAAGAACGTGTACAAAAAATATACCCTTACATAACTCAGGCAGGCTATGCAATCAAATGCTTTAGTACTTGGGAACATAATGAACTTGAAAACTACTGAATATCTGAATCCAGtatgcaaaataaatattcTTGAATGGcagattacaataatttttttttttctcagatgTATGATCCTCGCCCTACTTAAGCTTAAGTAGCACCCTCTAGCACTACTTAACTACGAACGAGAAAGGCCTGTGAAGGACTTGACAAATGTAGCTCATGTACATACTCTaactgcatttcaaataaatgatttTCATGTATTAGAGTCATATAATTATGTAGACATTATATCCATCATCTACATTGCAAGCTTATCATCAACCCACATACATAATGACCAACTCCCAGTGTGCTCCTACTCAGCCTGATAGCCTATCTGGTAGAGCACTAAACTAGGAACGCTGAAGTCAAAGTTTGAGTCCCGTTAATGCCTCAACTCTTCAGGCCTTTCACACTACTACTTTAGTAGTGTTAAAAACTGTGAAGATCatacacttaaaaaaaaactgaaaactagTACTATAACACTTTTCTGTCctagaaatattttttggccTCCTTGGTCCATCATCTTAACACATACAGTAGTATGTACTGTAGGTCATAAATATGACtatcttttttcaaaacaaaaaaaacaaaaaaacactttcaacCAACAGATGCCTCTAGGAGAAGAAAGTGCTCATTAAGAGAGAGCTCATATCATTTAGCCAAAATAACATGTAATATACATCAGTCATAAGGAAACATCACTCACAAAATATAACAAAGTCGTGGTCaaataaatcaaatcaaagaaCACCATTATGAATTAAAAGACTTTACACCACGTATTTCCACATCCATTATAATGAAATCTCATTGTTTGAATGATACTTCAAAGGTTACAACAATACCTATGATTACTAACCATTGCTATCTCAACAAGACCATGTCTAAGCACCTCCCTAACACTATACTGCTCTCTACATGTCCACTGTACCTGAAACTACAACTTGCATGTAAGCATCAAACATGTACGCCAGCTTGATTCTTCTCTAACCATTAACCATGCACCACTGACAACAGTAATAAGTAACTGGCTCAAAAACAATTTGACAATAGCTTGTGGAGAATTGCTTTGAACAAGAAGTTGGGAGTTACATACAGCATTGTAGAGCATCTGCTCTTCCTCAAGTGTCCTGAGTTTTTGAGATTAATATCCCTGAACTCAGGAGTTTGGCTCCCTCCTCTGCTCCAAGGGGTTTGTCTTgactctaaccctaaccctaagcCCCTTAAGCAAAACCAATATCTCAGCCCTTAGTGCTTTGTCAGCTTAAAACTTGTCATTAAGTGTTCACTTTTATTGATAACAAAAACATCCCATCTTACATTTTCTGGTCTACCAAAATTAAAGTAATCCCAAACTCCTCCAACATAtattattttacaacatttgcAGGCAGATAAAAGTGCAGAAGGTAATGTTCAATACACCCAAAAAGGAATTAGCCCATTTAATGTGTATCAGTTGACACAACTCATAAACATCCAAGGGTAAAAAAATCTCCCAAAAAACAAACCCAGAAAGTTCTTTGCAGAAGGTACAAAAAAGAGAACCCACaccaattgaaggggtgtgtggaataaggccttaagtgacttttgatgcaatgtcaaattctcctagtcattcacaactgaatacaaggaaatttggaacgAGAATCTGGCAATTAATCAGaggtcacttaaggcttttctccaggcacccctgcaattattattaagaataTGAAGAACACATGTTGAGATGTGGTTATGCATGGCTCTCCtaccttttctttcaatgtaGAAGCtgcagtttttattttgctccAAGTCTGCCCCAGGCCTCTTTGCTGATTCTCTATCCCTCCCAGACCACCTCCTTTTTGGTGAAGTTCACAAAGCTAAATAtgtgcaaaaacaaacaaagtgaGTTTTAAGCAGCCACCGGTAGTAGACTGATTTAACCACAGTATCCGCAGATTGTTTATAGTTTATCAATCAAAAGAAATGAGAATTTTTTGGATGTCAGAATTGGCTTTCTTATTATTTACCCTCAGCATAGTACTGTAATTATAATCCTTGCTGTACATTATACATatatgttacaggtcaaaataataattatttttagattattctatttttaatttattttttacaaacCATGTCAATAATTTGTCTCAACGTAgctcaatttgtttcaacctagatcagtttgAGGCAGGTTAAAAACACAGTTGTAAgccacaagtcacaggtcattgcttACCAATACAggaagtatcctaaacattcattaaagctaaccataggcctaattaggcctgaacaaaagtttttaggcctaaggttagcattaatgaatgtttaggatactttctgtattggcaagcaatgacctgtgacttgttGCCTACGACCGATGCTTTTCACCTgacccaaacaaaaaaagtaaacaagtttaaaaataaaataacctaaaaataattttgacctgtaacatatACATAATAAAGAATATAAGCCAAACTTTGCACTACTTGACAACAGAAACAGGGATCCACAGTTATTTTTACTACATACAGTTGAGGCAAGTACACCTTATGATACAATTGTCCAGGCGAATTTTGGGTTGTCTCTGCAAAAATGCTGAATTAGAATTTGAGTTTTATTTTGCATTCTCTCGTGTAGGCTATAACAGCACTAGTCTGAAATTACATATTTAATAATTTCTGACTTGGTGGGTTACGTCATTTGCACTGCGGGACCCAATCCACTAATCATCGGCCAACACAATTGTTTTGTGGAAAATGACTTGTGGTCAAAGATGGCTCCCAAACTTCAATTTCATTGCAGATGAAAGGTGCATGTTATTCTCCATTTTGTGAAAGTTTCCATTGGACAAGAAGTaatctgaaaatttgcaggggtgcctggagaaaagccttaagtgacgtctgataaattaccagattctccctccaaatttccttgtattcagttgtgaatgattaggagaatttgacattgcatcaaaagtcacttaaggccttattccacacaccccttcaattataatGGTGCATTATAACACTCGACGAAATCTAATATAtaatgtggctaaatgcaatttaggcaaagttaagaTTGAGCCAATGCTAGTTGCAGGCTGTGTTTTGTGGGGTCAGCAGATAACCCCAAAGTGCAAGTGTTACGATGCGGGGTGGTCACAAGGGTTTGGGGCCTCCCCTTCGCTGGCGTGGCTGACCTTGCTTGTGTGTTTGTGAATCGCTTGATTGTGCTGATTGTTGCAGATCACTAGCCGTGGTTATATACAAGCCTTCGATAAGTTAATTGCTGCTCTTGTTGCAAATCCTTGCAGATTCTAGCTGATCGTTCCAGATCATTAAGCTTTTGTTTTAGCAAGTCTTTGCAGATtcatctatctatctatctatctatctatttcAGTCCCCACCCCTCCCTCCCCTTCTGATGTTTCCAACCTTGTGGTAAGTATGGGGGGTCAGGtgagtatttttttcaccGATCTggttcagtgtgacggtgccAGTACGCAGCTGCTTGCAGGGGTGGTTCCTGCTCACAGagttgccatggatacctcccTGCCTTTGGCCTGAAGTTTTCAGGCCCCCTGCCAACACTTAAGGCaacagttcccaagctcatctattggcgatgagtttaatTCTATATAATTTAGCTAAAGCTTTACTCGTCCAACGGACATACAGTACTTCTGTGGACAAATTTTTAGTTGTCTAGGACAACTACACAACCAAGAACAAGTTGTTGGGCAATGCACATGTAAATTATTAAATGGAGTGGTGCCACCTTGGAATAACCAGTTGTTTAACCTTTTATTACAATTTCCaacacaacaataattattattatacattggtGTCACAggctcgattttgattggctataaGCACACAGCTAATTCTTGCTTGCTCTGTTTCTCTTAAGTCATACCTACAGACAATAGATTTTATATATGTAAAAGTGACGTCATATCTACAGACAATAGTTTTATACATGCAGAAGTGACGTCACCTACCACACTAACCAGCAGTTTGATCAGTTTTGTCATGGCGGAGTTGAAATCAAGGTTTGCCTCATTATCAGAAGATTTGAACCTCCTCCTTGATGATAAAGATGCAAAAAGTACCAAAAGGGCCACAAAGTCGGCACTGAAAGTTTTTCATCAgtatttgaaggaaaaaaaagcagatGAACCTCAAACGAAAGATACACTTGCGAACGTCCTAAAGCCGTTCTATGCAGAAGCTCGAAAAGCTGATGGCACTTCTTATTCAAAGAGCACATTGAGCAGCCTCAGATTTGGATTAAATCGGCATTTCAAAGCTACTTGTGGTTTTGACATCATCAATGATTCAGAGTTCACCGACGCAAACAAAGTGTTTGGCGCGAAGTGTGTGGATCTAAAGCGACAAGGGCTGGCAAAAGTTGAACACAAGCCGCCGATATGCGAAGAAGATCTTAAAAAATTGTACGAAAGCACTGCCTTTGGTCTGAATGATCCAGAAAagcttcaaaacaaagttttttttgaaGTAATGCTGTACTTTTGTCGCCGAGGAAGGCAAAATCTCCGTCAACTCAAGAAGACTGATTTTTCATTCAGCACGGACAGCACTGGAGCACGCTACGTGTGCAAATCAACAGATGAATTAACAAAAAACCGCCGGGAAGATGACGAAGGTTTCGATGGAGGTTTGATGTATGAAAAACCTGGTCCAAATTGTCCTGTGGTTTCCTTCGAGCTGTATCTAAGTCATTTAAATCCCTTGAACGACTTTTTATTTCAGCGCCCAAAGAGAAACGCTTCCATTTCTGAGGATGCTTGGTACGACAACATGGTGGTCGGTGAGCGTACACTTggtgagaaaatgaaaagcatATCGCGAGAAGCAAAACTTTCCAAGTGTTACACAAACCATTCAATCAGGGCGACAGCTGTCACAATTCTTGACAAGTCAGGTTTTGAAGCAAGGCATATTATGGCCGTAAGCGGACATAAAAATGAATCCAGCATCCGGAGCTACAGCAAAACTGACATTTGCACAAAGAAGAAGATGTCGGAAACCCTTACTACAAGATGCGAGCTTAGTGAAGAGTTATCGGTCATGAATTCACACCAGTCATCTCCCATTCTTAGCCTCTCGCAAGAAGAAGTAATTATTAACAGCTCTCGTTCGGAGACTACgaagaatttcaatttttttaactgtaaTGTTAACATACAGTAAACTTGACCTTTTCAAAGATTAATTTGTAAagtatttttaatgttttcaaTCTCTTTCCTGTGAGAGCGTTTCAAGAACTTTCTCTTTATGGTATTGACTTTCCATAAcagttcatttgttttagGCTTTGGAAAAACTTACTGGATGCTTTAGAGCGCATGAAAGGTTGTAAGCTTATAAAACGgtataaacaagaaaattgtttaCTTACAAGTTGACTGCTGTACATTGATCACTTTTTGTGCGCGCGCTTGTCTTTACAAATGCAGCTCGGGAATAtgcataataaaacaattattggattcAGTTTTCgcataatagcaataattatcaaGGCCTCAGTTTGTGTTATCCgcctcagccttcggcttcggcaGATAACTCAAACTTTGGCCTTGATAATTATCGCTATCATgctcaacctcatccaataataattattgttaattgtaCATGAGCTGAGTTTCAATCAATGACCCAATGGTTTTTCGTCAAAAGATTCTGTTTCCCTTGTCTTTCAAAATTGGCTCTATGCAAACCCCATGATGTTTTGCATAGCACTGAATAGAAACAGGGACAAATCCTTTACAATTACATGTAGGCCCAGTATAAGTAAAATATTTGTTCTTTCACCCTATTACACATGTATATCTTACACGCTAACCtcaataaaataatcattgaATGAGAATGAAGGTTTAATcccaaagcaaaacaaatgctATAACTTGAATTTACGAGATCTAACTCATTCCATGATAATCACTCAGAAGTAGAAAAATCCAAGAAATGCAATAAACAttaggaaaataaaatttgaggAACTAAGGCTTACATCCAGCTCAAACTCGGGTGATTCATTGGCAGACAGGGTCAATACAGCAACCCTGTCAATCCTATAAACTTCATGTCCCCCAGGTAGATTGCCAAGGAGTGTCCTTTTGGAAATCACCAGAAGTCTCCAGTCTGCACCTGTACAAGTTAAACATTTACACTGATCAAAACTACTGGTAAATGTCAACCACTGTATATttctaacttttttttccatcatcTTTTAGATATGcagagaaaattttaaaaacataggGAGTTGAGTCATTGGGGGTTTGTAAGGAATGTCCAAGTACAGCAAATTTTTAATAATGAATGAAGGTATTATTGTATAGAGTGTTTTTACCTGATCTCATGatagccatgttggtgtccccaactaATCCCTCAAgtattgaaggggtgtgtggaataaggccttaagtgacttttgatgcaatgtcaaattctcctagtcattcacaactgaatacaaggaaatttggaatgagaatctggtaatttatcagaagtcacttaaggcttttctccaggcacccctgcaattgaactctattcttaggcaaacattttcttctgttttatCAAAAAACATGCTCATGTGAGCAAAAACACTCTATTGCAGTCAGTCCAGtagataacaaaattaatttcattggAAGCTTCTGATGGAAGCATTAACACTTAATTGAAAACGTTCCCTTAATTCATAGGAGTTTCAAAtgatagaaagaaaaaagaagttaaacaatgaaataatcattatttcaTTGCTCCTGCAATTTAGCATTTGTGTATAAGCCATCACAGAATTTTTGATTATTAGTTAATTCTTCCATGAAAGACCTTTTCACATTCAGTGAAAACTCTTGGCACATGCACATAGTGATGtattttgcaaataattagtcagcataataattatttttccaatatCTGTAAAAATAAATCACACACAGAGCTGTATTAATTTTCTCAGTTGAACTTTATCGGTCCAAAATGTCAAAACTAAAACAAGTTGTTAACAGTTGAATATAAGTTGACTAAGGCTAGAAGTAATCACAGGTTATAGGGCATAACGTCAgggacatttcaaaatggtgcaAAAAAAAGTCTGGAAGATGGACTGGGCAACTAACAGACACTATGGCATGACATTTCAAACTGGCACAAAACAAaccagtaaaataaaaaagaaccggccattatgcaaatgagtgCACACAAAAAGGAACAGCTGGGATTCAGGTACACTTACATGTTGTCACAACTTTATAGCAATAGGTAAAACACAATGGTTGCTAGTTATATATTTGAGTCTGAGAATGGCTTTTGAACTCATATTGTCttcatttttgcttctttttttttttggcagcaAAATTCACAACGCAACAAAATAGTGTTGTCAAAAGTATCTCATCTTTCCTTCAGAAAgtatataatatttttttgttggctAAGTTTATGAAGCACTTGACCATGAACTAAAAGTTGCAGACAGTGTTTGTTTACTATCGCCGATAAAAAtgttcatttgcattttatgAAAGGCTTAAAGTTTTAAATGATACCAAACGCCCGCAATAACGTGAAAAATAAGCCGGTtaggattttttttcatggagTACAAAGGTTACATTTACTGTCACTGCAAAACATTCTAATCTTTGTAAATGCAAAGACTGGCCGTTTTTCTCCAGAAATGTAAAAGCCATAAATATTAACGCGGAAAGATAAGATGAATACGGTGATGGCGAACTGCAAAACGTGAATAGTAATTCATCAGACTGTTTGTGAAAATATTGTATTTCAGTAGATGTCATTCGAATGTTTACACCGAGCTAATTCCCTGTCCAtgtgaaaggaaaattaaattaaaagcaCACACTTGCAAATACAATCGTCTATGTGAGCTTAATTTTCTACCATTCTTAAAATACAGTAAATTTATGTTATCAATTTTCGCCCCGGGTGAGTAAGCTCTGTGTTGTCATAAAAAGCAATAAagaattttattgtgaagattCTTTCTCGCCACAGATGACAGCAGGCAGCTTGTTTTTAGCAAAATTAAATCAAGCATCATTGTGGCTTTCCTTAGAATATAATAAAACACCAGATAATCGAAGAACTCACCAAAATTGCCaaattactttaaaaaaaatatacgtaaaaaaaatttaaaacgggtggatgaaaaaatttacctggaaaaaactgaatttttccGATGATGCCGTACACGATCCCTCGACATCTCAACGACCATGCTTCACCGAGATCAACTCctgcatgaaaacaaaaaaaacttaaaatctATCTGGTCAAAACGTTCCCAGACAGATTTCAAATGTTGAAGGATCGCGCCTCCTCGAAGCTGATACATACCAATGCGTGCTTGCAGACGTCCATCTTGCCGGTTGCACCATAAACTATGGGTTCCATTGACAATTATGAAGTTGTCCTGAGATTGAAAGAGTTCCATTTCTAACCTGAAACACAAATGCGGTGGTTTTCAACCTGTTCGTGCATTCCCTAGCCGACCGGTATTTCGCCGCTTACTCTCCTTTCCGCCATGTTGTGTTTAGGAGGCAGATTGGTTACCCAGAATTCCTACATTTTGCCTTCCCGCTCTTGTCGCGCGCAATCCCGCACTTGAAAGCACGCGTTCCACttattttccttcattcattcatttatgattcattttttattcacaCTGTACGGAAAATTTACCCACAATTTATAATATCAATTCAAGAgaagaagcaataatattAAGCCATAATGTAATCAATTAATAGGTGTACAGTATCCAAAGGAGCAGAGCTTTCTAGTTGGACACGCTACAGCTAAGTAACTAGGAAGATAAGAAAATAGCAGCAAGAACTtagataaaattaaataattaattagccgAACTTTTAATGTAAGTTATTAATTAATAAGGCAAGAAAAGTGAAGTAAGGTAAAAATAATACTTTAAGGTTTGTAGTAGGAGCAGCcaagttcaatttttctcAGCACCAagtcaaaagcaaattttcaaatttcattaatCAAAAGATcatgttttcattcttttttaaacGAACCGCTTAATTTAAGGAGAGGCAGATTCCCATATCTTGAATGCAGCAAACGATTTCCCAGAATAAGTTGATATTTTCACTCGAGAAAGATTTGATTCACTAGCTTGCATGTGCTACACCTATGAATGCTAGGTGCTGGCGGTCAGGACAACAGACGGATGATATCTAGAATAGTAGTCTTGTCATAATTTTATGTGCATGACAGCATATTTTCAGAGTTTATGTATATATGCTAGTTTAAGAATTCCTAACTGTTTGTTATATGCCGGGACCACCACTCTCCCTAGTATgtgcaaagaaaattgtgtggagacattttatttttcttaatttggaCACAGTTTAGTCTAGTTTTGTAGGTGCAACCCAAAACCTCCGCGTGTGAGCGGAAGACATTTTTGAGGGGAATGAGGAAGAAGTGATcctcttttaaaacaaaaaaccgcAGTGCAGGCCACGTAATGGACCTGCCAAATAGTCCTTTTACATCTTGTATGGTAATCAATGAGGTGCGATGTTTGCTTTTCGTAACAGAATCATACGCAAATAACTTCACAGCCACGCTCAGTAGCCAgaataaacaaattaacataaaccgattgaaaatattaagagagaattcatttgtttatttatattaAGAGAGAATTTATTTGTAACGtgaaatttcatgaaaatCAAGCTGTACGCAATACGTGCCAAACATATGGATATTGCAAAATATTCTATCCTCGAATATGGATTGTTAAATGAACGACTTTGAGAGAGTAAACAGTGAATAAAATCATGTACCGTTACAGTATGACTTTAGGTGCTAAAACCTCGAGATTCTGGCTCTGTGGACGATTTTCCTGTTGGTGTACGTAGAATCAAACTGGTGATCTCATTGGCAAatttacaacaaaagaaacaaaccaacaaacatTGAGTGCTAAAGCAAGAGCcgataaaataaagaatgctttttttggagaaaactATATTTTGGTTGGCCTAACCGGAAGTGatctgttttcctatttaacttgccttcacactaccacatttatattatTAAGAACTCTTTCACTAGTAGGgtcgattagtttgaaaatcttttaGCACATGCgcaagatattgttggaatattattgctattttattttttcccgttcatgttttcgaccggaagtgtgtctcagtattattgtaaattgtaACGTCAATCACTTAAGGGCAAAGtgacagggatcggaaatggaagatcacgttcaaccagtaggattagtttttattacaatgcgtgaatgatttctCTGTAATCtaaaggaggtacgcgtgttagtgaatgcattgagtgaagtgaaaaagtttctatttttatatgaaattttccagattcattcaaataaccaaaactgttaaataaaaaaaaagggggtaAGAAAAATAGacggttattcccaatacacagtcatttcagaaaaaagattctccactccattttatgaaaaaagcGGGGCCAGCTTTAGTGAAAGCTATTACTAGTATTATTAAGAACTCTTTCACTAGTAGGgccgattagtttgaaaatctgggagagaccactatcctggcatgc contains:
- the LOC141874237 gene encoding uncharacterized protein KIAA1958 homolog, with the protein product MAELKSRFASLSEDLNLLLDDKDAKSTKRATKSALKVFHQYLKEKKADEPQTKDTLANVLKPFYAEARKADGTSYSKSTLSSLRFGLNRHFKATCGFDIINDSEFTDANKVFGAKCVDLKRQGLAKVEHKPPICEEDLKKLYESTAFGLNDPEKLQNKVFFEVMLYFCRRGRQNLRQLKKTDFSFSTDSTGARYVCKSTDELTKNRREDDEGFDGGLMYEKPGPNCPVVSFELYLSHLNPLNDFLFQRPKRNASISEDAWYDNMVVGERTLGEKMKSISREAKLSKCYTNHSIRATAVTILDKSGFEARHIMAVSGHKNESSIRSYSKTDICTKKKMSETLTTRCELSEELSVMNSHQSSPILSLSQEEVIINSSRSETTKNFNFFNCNVNIQ